In the genome of Bacteroidota bacterium, the window GGTGGTTATGAATTTCAAGCATCGACAGTTGACCCAAAAATAAACGAAATGTTCTGTTCAATAGGAGAAATGCCCAAATACCCTGGAGGGTATGATAGTGTGGCAACATTTCTTCGTAGACACATAAAATATCCACCGACAGCAATAAAAGACACAGTACAAGGAAAGGTTATGATTAAATTCACAGTGGACACAACAGGTAAAGTAATAAATGTTATTGTTTTTAAAAGTGTTCGCGCAGACTTGGACAGCGTTTGCTTATCAGCAGTAACGCAAATGCCTAAATGGACAGTTGGTCGTGTGGACGGAAAACCTGTTGCTGTTTACTTTCTCTTACCAATTAAATTTATATTAACGGACAGTAAAAAATAAAACCCTCGACAGTTACTTTCATTTTATTGGTAACTTTCTCTGTGGACAGTTTCTTCGTGTGACAGTCCTTCATTGACAATTTCTTCCACGACAATTTTTCTCGTCAGACAGTTACTCTCTTCGTTGTAGCGCGTGTATCGGTGGACTGCCACGACAGAAGAAACTGGTGCTAACAGCGGGCGTGCGCAATGCGGGTTTACTTTTTGAAAAAATGTTTTCAGTATTTAATTATCTTTGTGCTGGCGGACAGCGAAGTGTTTTTTAATCCCGCACTTCGCACGCCCGCGGAACGTTATGCCCAATGCTATTCTTCGTGGACAATTTTGTAATTAGTCAGACAATTTTTCAATACTTTTGACGATTAAAAAAACACAATGGAAACTTTAGACAAAGAAAAACACAGCATCATTGACTACTCTGAAATCATTAAAAAATTTCCTTGGATAGTTGAGCGAGACAGAAAATGTATCATCAGTCCAGACACTGATGGAATTCTTTGCGGACTTTTTATGTCTTCATTTTTAAACTGGGAAGTTGTCGGCTACTATGACGGCAAGGATTTGGCTTTAAAGAAAAAAATAAAACCATCCGACTGTGTTTTTCTTGATATGGAAATTTTTAGAAAGAATTGTAAAAGTATCGGACAGCACATGGTTCTTTACAATAAAAATGATATTCCGAAAAATTGGGACAACTTTTCAAACAGCATTAATCCGAACAACATTCGTGGCTTTGATGCAAATAAAAATTTCGCTCTGAAATATCCACTTGCGACAATTCATTTGCTGATGTGCATTGCACGGACAACGGTTGAATTTTCTGTTCCGAAGTCTGCCGTGACAGTTTTGCTTTATGTTGATGGAACTTTTAAAAATCTTTTAAACTATCCCGAAAATTGTATCAGTTGGCTTCACTTTCTCAATGCAAAAAATGAAAGTAGTCCGCTCGCTACGCTTCTGAATATTTTTGCTGCACAAAAAATTTCAACAATGATGCACGACCTTGAAAAAATATTTGAGGAGTTCCGACTAATTGCAGGAGGAAAAAGAGGAGGCGACAAAATCAAAATATTAGAAATTCAAAACAATTCTTTTCCAGATGATTTACGAAGCAGAACATTAACGCTGACAAAATTTTTAAGTGATATGACTGGTTGGAGTTTTGTAAAAGAAAAATGGGCGATGGATGATTTGGAAGTTACGAATTTGAAAAAAGATATTATTCCAGTAGGAAAATTGAACGGAACAAATTACGCTGCAATACTCAAAAAAAATCCCATTTCTTTTGCCATTACAGGCACAAAGCAAATTGAATATACAAAGAGCAATAATTTATTCTAAAAGCGTGAGACGCAGTTGATGTGTTTTTCCTTCTTCTTTTATTCTCTTTTCGGCAAGGTTGCAATACTCTTTAGAAATATCGTAGCCGATATAATTTCTCTCTAAAGCAATTGCAGCCAACGCAGTTGTTCCGCTTCCCATAAACGGGTCAAGGACAATTCCGCCAGACGGACAGAAACACTGAATAACATCAACTGGCAGACGGTCGGGAAAAGTTGCAGGGTGCTCGTGTTTCAATCGTGTTCCATCACCACAAGTTGTGTAATCCCAAATCGTACCCCTGCATTTTTTATCATTGATGACAACTTTTTTTGAGTTCAAAGTTTTTCCGTTTGTCAATCGTGTTGCACAGCCCGTCATCGTTTTGCCAGCGTGCTTTGACGGAATTTTCAAACCATCTTTATCAAAATATTTCCAGCGCTCGCCCTTCAAAAAAATAGGAATGTATTCGTGGTCAACCCTAAATCTTGTTTTCCACCATCCGCCTTCTGCACCGTGTTTTTTGTAAATGACAGTTTCAAATAATTTAAAACCGATGGTATCGCACCAATCTACAATTGTTCTGAATGAAGTCAAAGACTTCCCGAAATTTTTTGTTTGGTCTTGAATAACCATCACAGCAAGACCGCCATCTTTCAGAACACGAAAAATTTCTTTTCCCGTTTCGTGCAAGTTGACATCAAAACCTTTGTAATCCCTTATTGCATCATACGGAGGAGAGGTAACGACTAAATCAATACAATTGTCTGGCAACTTTTTCATTCCGCTGACACAGTCTTCGTTGACAATTTTATTTACAGGAATAAAATCTTCTATCAGCGGACTATGTTTGCCGTGACCGTTTTTGCTTATCGTTTTTTCAAGGACTTCCATTGCTGACAGTTTTGTGAGGACAAATCTATGAAAAGTAAATCTTATCTTCACATGCAGACAGCAAAGATATTAACATCGGACAATTTCTCTCGCTGGACAGACAGGAAAAAAAGCACTGGGCATAACAGCAAGTTGGAGAAATGGCGGGTGACGTGCAAGTAGAAACTTTAGTGCATTTATTTACCTTTGTGCTGCGGGACAGTGAAGTGCTCCGAACTCCGCCACTTCTCCAACTTGCAAAACGTTAGCAACAACCGTATGACGACATTGAAAACACGCACTTTTATCAGGACAGTTTTCGCCTTGACAGTTGTGTTCGGGCTGACAAGTTGTTCGACAATAATGTTCGGACTTTACGGAATAAAAAATCCAGGGCAGACAGTTGACGAAAAAACAATTCTGGACTATTCAAAAAAATATAACATTCCGACAGCGGACAGTTACGAACTAGACACGGCTTACATTTCTTTTTTGTTTTCACTGGACACATCACACTACATAAAACAAATAAAAAATCACTATCAACCATTGCAAGCACTTTACTATGACAAGTCAGAACAGTTGCAATCTTTTCAAATCAATTGTTATGTAGGTGGTTTTCCAAACTTGCATTGGGACAGAAACGGAATACTTACAACTTTTCCGCCCAGACAGCAAGCGCCAGTGGACAGCATCGTGCAACTTGACACGCAATTAAAATATTTACGACAACTCTCGCAGACAAAAAAGTTTTCGTCAGACAATTACGACTACTTTGTAATCGTTTATTGGAACACGTTTATGGGCAGACAGAGTAAACGACTAATTCGTTTCATTCAAGACAACAGTAAAATTTCGACAGACAAAAAAGTAAAAATTATTTACGCGAACACAGACAATATCTTTTCATCAGGTTGTAAACGAAAATGAAATTCACGACAGACAGAACGGCTGTTGCTAACAGCAAGTTGGAGAAATGGCGGTTGACATTTGGGAAAAATGTTTTCTGCATTTAATTATCTTTGTGCTGCGGGACAGTGAAGTGCTCCGAACACCGCCACTTCTCCAACCTGCAAAACGTTAGGCACAAGGCAAAAAAACAGACAGCGCATCGCTCGGCAGACAATAACTCTCACGGTTGACAGTTCACAAAGACAATGAAAAAACTTCTTCTCGCCTCGACAGCAGTTCTCGCCCTGACAGTTGCGTATGGTCAGACAAAGCAGGCTTCTAAAAGCAAAGAGATTAAAGAAGAAAAAACTAAAGTGGTTTATATTGGTTGCGCTAACGCAGGCGACACCTTACAAATAACAAATGCTTTTAAATATAATACCGCAGAAAAAATAGAAGCAAAACTTAAGACACTAAAAAATACTGAAAAGATTCTTTATTCCAATTTCTCCAACTATATTCAAATTGTAACAAAAGGACAATATACCGAACTAAAAATAGTAGGAGCGCAAGGATGGGGAGGGACTAATGGGAATTATATTAAACCTTATACTATTCATGATTTTGACATAACACCCTATCCTAACAAGCGGGTGAAGGTTTATATTTATGAAGTCATATCTGATGATAAAAAAATATTAATTGACTCGTGCATTTTTCAAACACAGAAATATCCTGTTGAAATAAATATTGGCGGAAAGAAACCAAATACAACTATAACTAAAAATGAACTCCTACATGCAGACAGTACTATCCTAATAACATGCAATACACCTTCACTTCAACTATACGGTTTTGAAATGAATTTTTATTTAAATGGAAATGATGGAGGAGCAAGTACTAACGAAAACCACCTTTCAGACAAAATGAAAAAACTTTTGGATAGTAAATTAAATGTACTATACATCGAATTTATTCGATTCAAATTCCCAGACGGATGTATTAGAAAAGCAAACGATTTCACTTATAAAGTGAAGTTGTAAAATAAACGATACAATTATTTCTCCGTAGACAGTTCCGTCATCGGTAGACAAAATGCCCAGTGCCTAACAGCGGGTTTAAGAAATGCGGGCTGACGAGGTTAATTCAAGTTCAGCTTTTCAATCAAACTTTTGTGCTGGCGGACAGTTTATCGCTCCGAAATCCCGCACTTCTTAAACCCGCAAACCGTTAACTGCAAGCGCAGCAGCCGTTCATCAACAGTAGACAGTGACGCAATCTCAAATCAGTTTTTTCAATGTTAGACAACCAAGTGCACGGATATAATTCATGGCAGTTCAGCACTGCCGTTGGACATTTACGCAGTCCTTCAGCTTAAAATACATAGAGCAAAAAATCGGCAGACAAGTTTCTCATCGCTCGACAACTGCTCCAATCTCGACAGCAGTAAAATTCAAAAATAAAAAATACATGAATAATATTTTTGTAACTAGACAGTTGCGTTTTTATTCACGCAGTTTTTTCCCAGACAGCAACTTTAATTTTTCATCGGCTGACAATTTCGCAATTCTTCATCGCTGCTTTTTAACAGACAGCAGAAAATACAAACCCCTGCTTTATTTTTCGTCACGGTTTTTGAGTTCGCCCGAGATTCGCACATCACGCATCAAAGCATGCGTGAAGAGCAAATACGGGCGGTCAAAAACACGCGCCAAAAAATTTTATAACCCACCCAACCTTTTCCTGTTTTGCTTCGTGTATAGTTATTGAAGGTTGTATTATGCTTACCTTTCAGGTTCATGAACATAGAGTCAGACCTTATAACAGCTTGCATCAGGCGCGAACGAAAGGCGGAGTATGAATTATATCGCCTCACTTACAGTTACCTGATGGGAATTTGTTACCGATATGTGAATTCGCGCGAGGAAGCAAGAGAAATGCTGAACATTGGTTTTACGAAAATGCTGTACAACCTTGAAAAATACAGACCTGAAATTCCGTTCAAGTCATGGGCAAGAAAAGTGATGATAAATGTGTTGATTGATGAATACAGAAAAGAAAAAAAGCACCACGAGAACATTCAGTATGTGGAAGAGTATGATGAAACAAAAGAATATTCTGAATTGAATGATGCTCTGGTAAAAATAAATGTTGACCAGATACACGCGCTGATTATGAAACTTCCTCGCATGAGCCAGAGAGTGTTTAACCTTTTTGTAATTGACGGATATTCCCATAAAGAAATTGCGGGCATGCTTGATATGTCGGAAGGAACATCCAAGTGGCATTTGAATTTTTCAAGAACCAAATTAAAAGAAATGATTCAGCAATTAATTTCACCTTTAAAAGTTGCATGAGCGAAGAGCAAAATAAATTTGACGACATCATCCGCTCGAAATTTGCCGGGCAGGAATTTCCTTTCAGCGAAGAAAACTGGGAAAAAGCGGAACGCATTCTTGATTCTGGAAGAAAACGGAAAAAAGTTTTGCGGTATGGTTTGTTGTTTCTTGCCGGGCTTCTTGCCGGAATTATTATCATGCTTCCGTTTGTAAATAATGATAAACAAAGCGAAGACAAAATGATTGCACAGGTTCAGGAGAAACAAAAAAAAGAAACGCATGTAGTGAAAGAAACCTCAAAAGAAAATTTTATTGCGAAAGATGAGCAGGCAGTTGCAGAAGCAAAAAATACTTCCGAAGAAAAAACTGTTCAGCAGAATAAGAAAACAAGTGCTACATCGCCTGAAAAAACAAGCAAAACAGAAAAGCACAATATCAGTGTTTCGCTGAATGAAAATATTTTTGCAGATGCAAGCAATAAGAAAAAAGAGAAGTCAGAACAAAATGTGAGTTTAAATTCTGAAACACAACCGCATAATGGTTCTACATATATTTCTATCAAAGGAAACTCAAAAACAGACAGCGCATTTGCAAGAAAAAAACAAGAAGAAAAAACAGAAGAGAAAGAGATTGTTGTTCCTGAAATTCAATCTGAAAATAGTTCTTCTTCAATCTTAATCGGAATGAATATTAAAAGCGACAGTTCAAATGAAAACAAAATAAAAACTCTCCAAAATAAAATTGATTCATTGGCTCAAGTAATCGCTTCGGGTTTTGCCAAAGACAGCGCAAAGACGAAAAAAGATTCTTCCGTTACAACTCATCAGGAAATTCCTTCTATCACAGCAATTCAAACTCCTCCTCAATCGTTATCAAGCATAAATATTTTTTCCATTGATGCAGGAACAAATTATATTTTGGGATGGAATTATGGAAGTGAAACCGAAGGAAAAGGATTTAATCCTGTTCTCGGATTCGGACTTACACATTTTTTCAATCCGCATTGGTCGGTGCAGACAGGCATTCAGTACGGAAGCATTGCGCATCTTAGTGTAAGCACAAAAACTTTTACCACTTCAACGCCTGATTTTGGATTGAACAATGTTGATTCCATTATTGATACAAAGTGGATTCATTATGCGGTAGTTCCAATTTTTATTCAGCATCATTTCAATAATAAAAACTCAATCGGCATAGGAGGAACTGTTTCCTATCTTGTAAATACTACCAGCAATTTCATTGTGAATTCCTATGGTGATTATAAAAATCCGGTTCACACAGAAAAGAAAACATTCGGCTACACAAAAGGATTTAATCAGTGGAATGCAACTCTCTCGGTTGCTTACCGAAGAAGAATTTCTGATAAGTTCATTGTTTCTGCAGAAGCGCATTACGGTTTGCTTGATATAAAAGACAATACATTTTTCTCGAAACAAAAATTTGAAAGAAGTACAGGAATAAAACTTATTATCTCTTATGATATTTTCAAATAATAAAAAACTTTGCTGGCTTTTTCTTTTTGCGTTAGCCGTCATCGGCTCCTGCAAAAAAGATTATCCTGCACAGCCGAATAATCCAACTCCTGAATTTTCTTTTTCGGGAACAATCGGTGGAAGTTCTACAAATATTCAGGCAGGCGTGAATAATTATTATATGTCCACTTCATACACGCTTGATGCAAACGGTGTCTATGATTTCACAGGAGAATTCAGGGATAAAAACTGTTCTTCCAATTGCGCGAACTCGCTGAAAATTTATTTGAAGGATTACCGCCAGTATTCTGTTCAGCCCACTGTAACCGACAGTTCCATTACAACAGGATATTATTCTTTTGCAACTCCCGTTGGCGCATCTTCAAAATACGATGTTGTTTTTGGTTCCAACCTTCAAAACGGAACGGGGCAGACATGGAACTGGGATTTTGGGGACGGGACTACTTTTGTTCAAACCGGGCCGACTGCGCTTCATCAGTATCTGCATCCGGGAGTTTATAATGTTTCACTGAACATTCAGTCAACCAGTTCCTGTTCTTCTTCGCTTGCTAATAATATAGTGATGGGGCAGGCAGGAGGCCATGTTCAACTTTCGTTTGCTTCAACTCCCAACGGAAATACAGTAAGTCTCGCCAGTACTACGGGCGGAGGCATCCCTCCTTATACATATGATTGGGATTTTGGCGACAGCAACAGCGCCACCACCACTGCACCGACATACACCTATACCTATGGCGCATCCGGAGTTTATCCTATAACCTTAACCAGAACAGATGCCGTTAATACAGTAGAAGTTTGTCATAGAAACTTTGCCACACAAACAGCAACAACCTGCTACGCTTTTTTTTCGGTATCAAGCGCCACGCCTGTTTCTAACGCAATGAATCTTTCTGATGTGATGCTGGAATGGCGCGATGCCAGCGGCACATTGTGGACATCCGCAAATAATAGTCAGCCAGGTAAAAGTATGTTCAAAGTAATTTCAGTTGAGAATTATCAGAACAACCTTAGCGGGCAGCCCACAAAGAAAGTTCACGCAAAAATTTCATGTACGCTTTACAATGGTACGAATAGCATTGTGCTGGATGGAGATGCTGTGTTTTCAGTGGCTCATTTATAAAAAATATTTTTTCTTCACCCAACCTTTGCTTGTTTGCATTCGTGTTTGTTAGTAGAAGCAAGTCAACAGAAAAAATTTT includes:
- a CDS encoding PKD domain-containing protein produces the protein MIFSNNKKLCWLFLFALAVIGSCKKDYPAQPNNPTPEFSFSGTIGGSSTNIQAGVNNYYMSTSYTLDANGVYDFTGEFRDKNCSSNCANSLKIYLKDYRQYSVQPTVTDSSITTGYYSFATPVGASSKYDVVFGSNLQNGTGQTWNWDFGDGTTFVQTGPTALHQYLHPGVYNVSLNIQSTSSCSSSLANNIVMGQAGGHVQLSFASTPNGNTVSLASTTGGGIPPYTYDWDFGDSNSATTTAPTYTYTYGASGVYPITLTRTDAVNTVEVCHRNFATQTATTCYAFFSVSSATPVSNAMNLSDVMLEWRDASGTLWTSANNSQPGKSMFKVISVENYQNNLSGQPTKKVHAKISCTLYNGTNSIVLDGDAVFSVAHL
- a CDS encoding TonB family protein, with the translated sequence MKKLILISTVLLSLTAVSVFGQTKTKNFNAGGYEFQASTVDPKINEMFCSIGEMPKYPGGYDSVATFLRRHIKYPPTAIKDTVQGKVMIKFTVDTTGKVINVIVFKSVRADLDSVCLSAVTQMPKWTVGRVDGKPVAVYFLLPIKFILTDSKK
- a CDS encoding site-specific DNA-methyltransferase; this encodes MEVLEKTISKNGHGKHSPLIEDFIPVNKIVNEDCVSGMKKLPDNCIDLVVTSPPYDAIRDYKGFDVNLHETGKEIFRVLKDGGLAVMVIQDQTKNFGKSLTSFRTIVDWCDTIGFKLFETVIYKKHGAEGGWWKTRFRVDHEYIPIFLKGERWKYFDKDGLKIPSKHAGKTMTGCATRLTNGKTLNSKKVVINDKKCRGTIWDYTTCGDGTRLKHEHPATFPDRLPVDVIQCFCPSGGIVLDPFMGSGTTALAAIALERNYIGYDISKEYCNLAEKRIKEEGKTHQLRLTLLE
- a CDS encoding sigma-70 family RNA polymerase sigma factor — protein: MNIESDLITACIRRERKAEYELYRLTYSYLMGICYRYVNSREEAREMLNIGFTKMLYNLEKYRPEIPFKSWARKVMINVLIDEYRKEKKHHENIQYVEEYDETKEYSELNDALVKINVDQIHALIMKLPRMSQRVFNLFVIDGYSHKEIAGMLDMSEGTSKWHLNFSRTKLKEMIQQLISPLKVA
- a CDS encoding PorT family protein — encoded protein: MSEEQNKFDDIIRSKFAGQEFPFSEENWEKAERILDSGRKRKKVLRYGLLFLAGLLAGIIIMLPFVNNDKQSEDKMIAQVQEKQKKETHVVKETSKENFIAKDEQAVAEAKNTSEEKTVQQNKKTSATSPEKTSKTEKHNISVSLNENIFADASNKKKEKSEQNVSLNSETQPHNGSTYISIKGNSKTDSAFARKKQEEKTEEKEIVVPEIQSENSSSSILIGMNIKSDSSNENKIKTLQNKIDSLAQVIASGFAKDSAKTKKDSSVTTHQEIPSITAIQTPPQSLSSINIFSIDAGTNYILGWNYGSETEGKGFNPVLGFGLTHFFNPHWSVQTGIQYGSIAHLSVSTKTFTTSTPDFGLNNVDSIIDTKWIHYAVVPIFIQHHFNNKNSIGIGGTVSYLVNTTSNFIVNSYGDYKNPVHTEKKTFGYTKGFNQWNATLSVAYRRRISDKFIVSAEAHYGLLDIKDNTFFSKQKFERSTGIKLIISYDIFK